The Zingiber officinale cultivar Zhangliang chromosome 9A, Zo_v1.1, whole genome shotgun sequence genome window below encodes:
- the LOC122021176 gene encoding uncharacterized protein LOC122021176, whose product METAVPNVQRVNKASSDELLRKFAELDADPPARPYSLPRPSSTTARIFTPMVVRKKSCRAINALSSRELISSSSSYADGRPARRGRTSAGQAEWKSLLPLSNRRSSSKSLLRRIGVRRSDDAAPGIGLFFAIALQKTWRKTMASASKMIVEKHCPKHVRLISDNV is encoded by the exons ATGGAGACAGCTGTGCCCAACGTCCAGCGCGTCAACAAAGCCTCCTCCGACGAGCTCCTCCGCAAATTCGCCGAACTCGACGCCGACCCCCCGGCGAGACCTTACTCGCTCCCTCGCCCCTCCTCCACCACCGCCCGCATCTTCACCCCAATGGTCGTCCGGAAGAAGTCCTGCCGCGCTATCAACGCCCTCTCCTCCCGGGAGCTCATCTCCTCATCCTCCTCTTATGCCGACGGAAGGCCGGCAAGGAGGGGGCGGACCAGTGCTGGACAGGCAGAGTGGAAGTCACTTCTCCCTCTCTCCAATCGCAGGTCGTCCTCCAAGTCCCTGCTCCGAAGGATCGGGGTCCGACGGTCCGATGACGCAGCCCCCGGCATCGGACTCTTCTTTGCCATAGCCCTCCAAAAG ACATGGCGTAAGACGATGGCAAGCGCATCAAAGATGATTGTGGAGAAGCACTGCCCGAAACATGTTCGACTTATCAGTGacaatgtttaa